The Brachyhypopomus gauderio isolate BG-103 chromosome 2, BGAUD_0.2, whole genome shotgun sequence genome contains a region encoding:
- the slc33a1 gene encoding acetyl-coenzyme A transporter 1 — translation MDLSESISHMNGRQRKPVAVVSDMSDRGAEPPDGGATDDEERLLRVSDSENGRARSRAGVRGELGSVSLLLFLYVLQGIPLGLAGSIPLIMQSKSVSYRDQAYFSFVFWPFSLKLLWAPLVDSLYVRRFGRRKSWLVPTQYLLGLFMLGLSFIVDSLLQTDGTKGPDVIALTAVFFVLAFLAATQDIAVDGWALTMLSRENVGYASTCNSVGQTAGYFLGNVLFLALESADFCNKYLRFEPQEQGIITLADFLFFWGVVFMVSTTLVAFMKTENGTSHRSKRRPKEETQGVMETYKLLLHIIKMPTVFTFCCLLLTSKIGFSAADAVTGLKLVEAGVPKAELALLAVPMVPLQILLPLIISKYTAGPRPLDIFYKAFPFRLLIGLEYALLVWWTPSVRQGGGFPVYYYAAVLFSYALHQVALYSMYVACMAFHAKVSDPVIGGTYMTLLNTVTNLGGNWPSTLALWLVDPLTHKQCQGAAGQTCGSVEEAGLCVKEGGVCVTALDGYYVESLVCVLIGLCWWVFFGKKMKRLQEESPSAWHCRIRK, via the exons ATGGACTTGTCTGAGTCCATATCCCACATGAACGGGAGACAGAGAAAGCCCGTGGCGGTGGTGTCGGACATGAGTGACCGGGGAGCCGAACCGCCTGACGGAGGAGCTACGGACGATGAGGAGAGACTCCTTCGGGTCTCGGACAGCGAGAACGGGCGGGCGAGATCACGGGCTGGCGTGCGTGGTGAACTGGGCAGCGTGTCACTGCTTCTCTTCCTCTACGTGCTGCAGGGCATTCCATTGGGCCTGGCGGGCAGCATTCCTCTGATCATGCAGAGCAAGAGTGTCAGCTACAGAGACCAGGCCTACTTCAGCTTCGTCTTCTGGCCCTTCAGTCTGAAACTGCTATGGGCACCGCTGGTGGACTCGCTGTACGTGCGGCGCTTCGGCCGCAGGAAGTCCTGGCTCGTGCCGACCCAGTATCTGCTGGGGCTCTTCATGCTGGGACTGTCCTTCATTGTGGACTCCCTGCTGCAGACTGACGGGACCAAGGGGCCCGACGTGATCGCCCTTACAGCTGTCTTTTTCGTTTTGGCCTTCCTTGCCGCCACGCAGGACATCGCCGTGGATGGCTGGGCGCTGACCATGCTGTCCCGAGAGAATGTGGGCTATGCCTCCACCTGCAACTCCGTGGGTCAGACGGCTGGCTACTTCCTGGGCAATGTGCTGTTTCTGGCTCTGGAGTCGGCTGATTTCTGCAACAAGTACCTGAGGTTTGAGCCGCAGGAGCAGGGCATCATCACACTGGCAG ACTTCCTGTTTTTCTGGGGTGTCGTGTTCATGGTGTCCACCACCCTGGTGGCCTTCATGAAGACGGAGAACGGCACATCACACCGCTCCAAGAGGAGACcgaaggaggagacacagggagtCATGGAGACATACAAGCTCCTTCTCCACATCATTAAGATGCCCACCGTGTTCACCTTCTGCTGTCTGCTCCTCACTTCAAAG ATTGGCTTCTCTGCCGCTGATGCGGTGACTGGATTGAAGCTGGTGGAAGCAGGCGTACCTAAGGCGGAGCTGGCGCTGCTGGCTGTGCCCATGGTACCTCTCCAGATCCTGCTGCCACTGATCATCAGCAAGTACACGGCAGGACCGCGACCACTCGACATCTTCTACAAGGCCTTCCCCTTCAG GTTGCTGATTGGTTTGGAGTACGCGCTGCTGGTGTGGTGGACTCCCAGTGTGCGGCAGGGCGGGGGCTTCCCTGTGTATTACTACGCCGCCGTGCTGTTCAGCTACGCTCTGCACCAG gtggcactatACAGCATGTATGTTGCTTGCATGGCTTTTCATGCCAAGGTGAGCGACCCAGTGATAGGGGGCACATACATGACGCTGCTCAACACGGTGACTAATCTGGGGGGGAACTGGCCCTCCACGCTGGCCCTGTGGCTGGTGGACCCCCTCACCCACAAACAGTGCCAGGGAGCGGCGGGTCAGACGTGCGGCTCGGTCGAAGAAGCTGGG CTGTGCGTTAAAgaaggcggtgtgtgtgtgacggccCTGGACGGCTACTATGTGGAGtcgctggtgtgtgtgctgatcgGCCTGTGCTGGTGGGTCTTCTTTGGGAAGAAAATGAAGCGATTGCAGGAGGAGAGTCCGTCGGCTTGGCACTGCCGAATCCGCAAATAA
- the c18h3orf33 gene encoding protein C3orf33 homolog isoform X2, whose translation MTKGIAVSLSGAAYVFGLIPLPCLRGGVSAAALRFINKMPESRNKNAKPEPQPFNFIREASTFVDDNLSLIRNISTVLAVAGVITIARSIKLMTRFGSPSEIPVQFIEKTISIRGKVRRVTERGLEVGHVPVYVPLVSHLLTNRQPVSPLDVRLAGVELTPQGHDWLAQRLRVGEIVWLRLIGRQGESLHCLVSVSRGVLFNTCVNEEVLRLGLGRTAPLHGLDPHSRLCWKLHRRLLRSERKAERQGEGLWKEPGRGDRLALAFRDSLVVTMIKKVWKWMWKRRDQ comes from the exons ATGACTAAGGGAATTGCGGTCAGTTTAAGCGGAGCGGCGTATGTTTTTGGCCTGATTCCCCTGCCGTGTCTGCGGGGCGGAGTTTCAGCTGCAGCGCTTCGTTTCATAAACAAGATGCCAGAGTCGCGTAATAAAAACGCGAAACCCGAACCGCAACCCTTCAATTTTATCAGAGAGGCATCGACGTTTGTTGACGATAACCTGTCTCTTATTCGG AACATCAGCACGGTGCTTGCAGTAGCCGGTGTTATCACAATAGCCAGAAGTATCAAGTTG ATGACTAGGTTTGGGTCTCCCTCTGAAATTCCTGTCCAATTCATTGAGAAGACAATCAGTATTAGAGGAAAAGTGAGACGTGTAACAGAGAGAGGGCTTGAAGTTGGACATGTCCCAGTTTATGTCCCCTTAGTGTCTCATCTGTTGACTAATC GGCAACCCGTCAGCCCTCTGGATGTTCGTTTGGCTGGAGTGGAGCTGACCCCGCAGGGCCACGACTGGCTTGCTCAGCGGCTAAGGGTAGGCGAGATTGTCTGGCTTCGTCTGATTGGCCGACAGGGTGAGAGCCTCcactgtctggtgtctgtcagCAGG GGTGTTCTGTTTAACACGTGTGTGAACGAGGAGGTACTGCGCTTGGGTCTGGGCAGGACCGCTCCCCTGCACGGTCTGGACCCTCACTCCCGCCTCTGCTGGAAGCTCCACAGGCGGCTGCTCCGCTCTGAGCGGAAGGCCGAGAGGCAGGGTGAGGGCCTGTGGAAAGAACCCGGAAGGGGGGACCGGCTCGCCCTGGCCTTCCGAGACAGCCTGGTCGTCACGATGATAAAGAAGGTCTGGAAATGGATGTGGAAGAGGAGGGACCAGTGA
- the c18h3orf33 gene encoding protein C3orf33 homolog isoform X1, translating to MTKGIAVSLSGAAYVFGLIPLPCLRGGVSAAALRFINKMPESRNKNAKPEPQPFNFIREASTFVDDNLSLIRNISTVLAVAGVITIARSIKLMTRFGSPSEIPVQFIEKTISIRGKVRRVTERGLEVGHVPVYVPLVSHLLTNLSRVVFLTPCVMDISMKEPQFTHNPHNWQPVSPLDVRLAGVELTPQGHDWLAQRLRVGEIVWLRLIGRQGESLHCLVSVSRGVLFNTCVNEEVLRLGLGRTAPLHGLDPHSRLCWKLHRRLLRSERKAERQGEGLWKEPGRGDRLALAFRDSLVVTMIKKVWKWMWKRRDQ from the exons ATGACTAAGGGAATTGCGGTCAGTTTAAGCGGAGCGGCGTATGTTTTTGGCCTGATTCCCCTGCCGTGTCTGCGGGGCGGAGTTTCAGCTGCAGCGCTTCGTTTCATAAACAAGATGCCAGAGTCGCGTAATAAAAACGCGAAACCCGAACCGCAACCCTTCAATTTTATCAGAGAGGCATCGACGTTTGTTGACGATAACCTGTCTCTTATTCGG AACATCAGCACGGTGCTTGCAGTAGCCGGTGTTATCACAATAGCCAGAAGTATCAAGTTG ATGACTAGGTTTGGGTCTCCCTCTGAAATTCCTGTCCAATTCATTGAGAAGACAATCAGTATTAGAGGAAAAGTGAGACGTGTAACAGAGAGAGGGCTTGAAGTTGGACATGTCCCAGTTTATGTCCCCTTAGTGTCTCATCTGTTGACTAATC TCAGTCGTGTTGTCTTCCTCACTCCGTGTGTGATGGACATCTCAATGAAAGAGCCACAGTTCACCCACAATCCCCATAATT GGCAACCCGTCAGCCCTCTGGATGTTCGTTTGGCTGGAGTGGAGCTGACCCCGCAGGGCCACGACTGGCTTGCTCAGCGGCTAAGGGTAGGCGAGATTGTCTGGCTTCGTCTGATTGGCCGACAGGGTGAGAGCCTCcactgtctggtgtctgtcagCAGG GGTGTTCTGTTTAACACGTGTGTGAACGAGGAGGTACTGCGCTTGGGTCTGGGCAGGACCGCTCCCCTGCACGGTCTGGACCCTCACTCCCGCCTCTGCTGGAAGCTCCACAGGCGGCTGCTCCGCTCTGAGCGGAAGGCCGAGAGGCAGGGTGAGGGCCTGTGGAAAGAACCCGGAAGGGGGGACCGGCTCGCCCTGGCCTTCCGAGACAGCCTGGTCGTCACGATGATAAAGAAGGTCTGGAAATGGATGTGGAAGAGGAGGGACCAGTGA